A single genomic interval of Desulfovibrio desulfuricans harbors:
- the ilvN gene encoding acetolactate synthase small subunit, with product MQRHVLSVLVENEPGVLSRVAGLFSGRGFNIHSLNVAPALEEGVSHMTITTDGDSLILEQIMKQLHKIVSVIKVVDFADIPAVAREMIFVKVQAEGPMRGEILRTVEIFRCKVVDVSPNEMTIEATGDQNKLDAIISLLQRFGIKELARTGAVAMRRSKKTD from the coding sequence ATGCAACGACATGTGCTTTCCGTGCTGGTGGAAAACGAACCCGGCGTGCTTTCCCGCGTGGCTGGCCTGTTCAGCGGGCGCGGCTTCAATATTCATTCGCTCAATGTGGCCCCGGCCCTGGAAGAGGGCGTTTCGCACATGACCATCACCACCGATGGCGACAGTCTTATTCTGGAGCAGATCATGAAGCAGCTCCACAAGATTGTTTCGGTCATCAAGGTGGTGGATTTTGCGGATATTCCCGCTGTGGCGCGTGAAATGATCTTTGTCAAAGTGCAGGCAGAAGGCCCCATGCGGGGCGAAATTCTGCGGACTGTTGAAATATTCCGCTGCAAGGTGGTTGATGTAAGCCCCAATGAGATGACCATTGAGGCCACTGGCGATCAGAACAAGCTGGACGCCATCATCAGCCTGCTGCAACGGTTTGGAATCAAGGAACTGGCGCGCACAGGCGCAGTTGCCATGCGTCGTTCCAAGAAAACGGATTAG
- the ilvC gene encoding ketol-acid reductoisomerase: MKVYYDQDADLNCLKNKTVAIIGYGSQGHAHAQNLRDSGVKVVVGQRPGGANYELAKEHGFTPVSAAEAAAQADLIMILLPDEVQAAVYENDVKPHLTKGKALLFAHGFNIHFSQIQPPKDVDVFLIAPKGPGHLVRRTFTEGGGVPCLVAIHQDATGEALKIALAYAKGIGGARSGVIETSFREETETDLFGEQAVLCGGVSALIKAGFETLVEAGYQPEMAYFECMHEMKLIVDLMYEGGLSRMRYSISNTAEYGDYVTGPRLITETVKKEMKGVLKDIQSGVFARNFILEARAKYPMFLTTRRNESEHQIEKVGKELRGMMSWLKKDKKD, from the coding sequence ATGAAAGTTTATTACGATCAGGATGCAGACCTTAATTGTTTGAAAAACAAGACCGTGGCCATCATCGGTTATGGCAGTCAGGGCCATGCCCATGCCCAGAATCTGCGTGATTCCGGCGTCAAGGTTGTGGTGGGTCAGCGCCCCGGCGGCGCCAACTACGAGTTGGCCAAGGAGCACGGCTTTACCCCCGTGTCTGCTGCCGAGGCCGCCGCTCAGGCCGACCTGATCATGATTCTGCTGCCTGACGAAGTGCAGGCCGCCGTGTACGAAAATGACGTGAAGCCCCACCTGACCAAGGGCAAGGCCCTGTTGTTCGCCCACGGCTTCAACATCCACTTCAGCCAGATCCAGCCGCCCAAGGATGTGGACGTGTTCCTCATCGCTCCCAAGGGCCCCGGCCATCTGGTGCGCCGCACCTTCACCGAAGGCGGCGGCGTGCCCTGCCTCGTGGCCATTCATCAGGACGCCACCGGCGAAGCCCTCAAGATTGCTCTGGCCTATGCCAAGGGCATCGGCGGCGCCCGCTCCGGCGTTATTGAAACCTCCTTCCGTGAAGAAACCGAAACCGACCTCTTCGGCGAACAGGCCGTTCTTTGCGGCGGCGTTTCCGCCCTCATCAAGGCCGGGTTTGAAACCCTGGTGGAAGCCGGTTATCAGCCCGAAATGGCTTACTTTGAATGCATGCACGAAATGAAGCTCATCGTTGACCTTATGTACGAGGGCGGCCTTTCCCGCATGCGTTACTCCATCAGCAATACCGCTGAATACGGCGATTACGTCACCGGCCCCCGCCTGATCACCGAAACGGTGAAAAAGGAAATGAAGGGCGTGCTCAAGGACATCCAGAGCGGCGTGTTTGCGCGTAACTTCATTCTTGAAGCCCGCGCCAAGTACCCCATGTTCCTCACCACCCGCCGCAACGAATCTGAACATCAGATCGAAAAGGTGGGCAAGGAACTGCGCGGCATGATGTCCTGGCTCAAGAAGGACAAGAAAGACTAG
- a CDS encoding methyl-accepting chemotaxis protein has protein sequence MLRNFSISQRIIFFVIIMIALIISIAGLSVRMTEGVIADGTALAKEMLLDSQRARIKDITHSQALGLAGMTQGQPEAEQLRTIAQYVDSARFEDDSSGYFYVYKGTVSAAHPLQKQLIGKDLASTADSRGVHYVSELYRAAQRGGGFVDFVFPKPGSGDVFKLGYAEAIAGTPFWIGTGVYIDNVDKAESHLITTMRSILHSQLAIYGGGFLAILLLVVCPLSYVMVVSITRPLAGITRHARAVAQGNLDEEFETTGRDEVATLQQALSAMVVKLKEFIGQAEEQSRLAGKAASEAQQAQAEALEAELKAKDKTAAMLQAAERLEQVAQAVSTASTQLSAQIEQSDKGAVHSAQMLAEAATAMNQMNASVQEVALSAATASDAAGQTRERALSGAGIVEKAVQSIGHVHEVSLRLRDGMAELNDHSQAITRIMGVISDIADQTNLLALNAAIEAARAGDAGRGFAVVADEVRKLAEKTLASTQDVGNAIKAIQESTAKNVSDMDSAVGQVEQATDFANQSGKALEEIVATVEATASQVNAIAEASGQQSAASEEINHSIDDATQVAHQTAEAMDEAQKAVADLAVQARGLAELIVDMKN, from the coding sequence GTGCTCAGAAATTTCAGCATCAGTCAGCGGATTATCTTTTTTGTCATCATCATGATCGCCCTGATTATTTCCATCGCGGGCCTGTCCGTGCGCATGACGGAAGGCGTCATTGCTGACGGCACGGCACTTGCCAAGGAAATGCTGCTCGACTCCCAAAGGGCGCGCATCAAGGATATCACTCATTCCCAGGCGCTTGGTCTGGCGGGCATGACGCAAGGCCAGCCCGAGGCCGAGCAGTTGCGCACCATCGCGCAGTATGTGGACAGCGCCCGGTTTGAGGATGACAGCTCCGGGTATTTTTATGTGTACAAGGGCACGGTCAGTGCTGCCCACCCCTTGCAGAAGCAACTGATCGGCAAGGATCTGGCTTCAACCGCCGACAGCAGGGGCGTTCACTATGTCAGTGAACTGTACAGGGCCGCGCAGCGCGGCGGCGGTTTTGTGGATTTTGTGTTTCCCAAGCCCGGCTCTGGCGACGTGTTCAAGCTGGGTTATGCGGAAGCTATCGCGGGCACGCCCTTCTGGATTGGCACGGGCGTGTATATCGACAATGTGGACAAGGCCGAAAGCCACCTCATCACCACCATGCGCTCCATCCTGCACAGCCAGCTGGCGATCTATGGCGGTGGTTTTCTGGCTATACTGCTTCTGGTGGTCTGCCCGCTTTCCTATGTCATGGTCGTGTCCATAACCCGACCGCTGGCGGGTATAACCCGGCATGCCCGCGCCGTGGCGCAGGGCAACCTTGATGAAGAATTTGAAACAACCGGGCGTGATGAAGTGGCGACCCTGCAACAGGCCTTGAGCGCAATGGTTGTGAAGCTCAAGGAATTTATCGGTCAGGCCGAGGAACAGAGCCGTCTTGCCGGCAAGGCCGCCAGTGAAGCCCAACAGGCGCAGGCGGAAGCTCTTGAAGCCGAACTCAAGGCAAAGGACAAAACCGCTGCCATGCTTCAGGCTGCGGAAAGGCTGGAGCAGGTTGCCCAGGCTGTAAGCACTGCCTCTACCCAGCTTTCGGCCCAGATAGAGCAGTCGGACAAAGGGGCCGTGCATTCTGCCCAGATGCTTGCAGAGGCCGCAACAGCCATGAACCAGATGAACGCCAGCGTACAGGAGGTGGCGCTCAGCGCCGCAACGGCATCCGATGCGGCCGGTCAGACGCGTGAGCGCGCCCTGAGCGGAGCGGGCATTGTGGAAAAGGCCGTGCAGAGCATTGGTCATGTTCACGAAGTCTCGTTGCGGCTCAGGGATGGCATGGCCGAACTTAACGACCATTCACAGGCCATTACGCGCATCATGGGTGTTATTTCCGATATCGCGGACCAAACCAACCTGCTTGCGCTCAATGCCGCCATTGAAGCTGCCCGCGCGGGCGACGCCGGGCGCGGTTTTGCCGTGGTGGCTGATGAAGTGCGCAAACTGGCGGAAAAAACCCTTGCCTCAACCCAGGATGTGGGCAACGCCATCAAGGCCATTCAGGAAAGTACGGCCAAGAACGTTTCGGATATGGACAGTGCTGTGGGACAGGTGGAGCAGGCCACGGATTTTGCCAATCAGTCGGGCAAGGCTCTGGAAGAAATTGTGGCTACCGTTGAGGCAACCGCCAGCCAGGTGAACGCCATTGCCGAGGCCAGCGGGCAGCAGTCTGCCGCCAGCGAAGAAATCAATCATTCAATTGACGACGCCACCCAGGTTGCCCACCAGACGGCTGAAGCCATGGACGAAGCCCAAAAGGCCGTGGCTGATCTGGCAGTTCAGGCCAGGGGGCTGGCCGAGTTGATTGTGGACATGAAAAATTAG